The Drosophila sulfurigaster albostrigata strain 15112-1811.04 chromosome 3, ASM2355843v2, whole genome shotgun sequence genomic sequence TGCAGCAGCGGAGCACCCTCCAAACGCGGTGGCGTCACACAGGAAGCACTCAAGCTGGAGGAGAGTTTAGACACCTGCAACCACTCGGCAAAGGGACGAATGCTGCAGTCGCAGGACAAGGGATTATCCTGCATTTGCAGGCTCTGCAGTTCATGTGCTCGATCCATGGCATTCCTGGCCACAATGGAGATGTCGTTGCCATCCAGACGCAGTTCACGCAATGAAGGCAGCGGCGCTATCAGATCCGAGGTCAAGGCGCGCAGAAAATTATGCGTCAGATCCAAGACAGTGAGGCGCGTCAGATGCTGCAACGAGGCACTCGAAATGGCCACAATGCCATTGTAACTCAGATCGAGAGTGTCGAGTGCTCCCAGTCCATAGAAGGCATGATCCTGCAACACATCAACCTGATTGTGACGCAGCGAGAGACTCACGAGTCGCGAGAAATTGGCCAACGCTTTGTTCTGTATGCTCTTGATCATGTTGCGATTGAGATTCAGATTCTCCAGATTGCGCAGCACAGGCAAAGTTTGTTCGCTCAGCGGTCCATTCAAATTGTTGGCCGTGAGATCGAGTTGACGCAACGCGAGACACTGACTCAAGGCCTTCAGACTCTGTGGATAATCACCCAAGCGATTGCCACCCAACTTGAGTACTTCGAGTTTACGCAGACCGCTGAAAGTGCGCTGGGAAATGCTGGAGATTTGATTGTTGCTTAGTTCCAGATATACCAGATTACCCAGGCTCACAAAGTCTGCGGTGCCCAGCGCCTTAATCTTATTGTTGGCCAAATCGAGACGCTCCAAGGCGCCCAGAGTGGAGAGCGCATTCCATGGCACGCTAAGCAACGCATTTCCGGGCAAACCCAAGGCCTGCAGCGGTCCCTTGATGCCCAGAAATGCGGACTTGTGCACACGCTTGATCTCACCGGAGGAGATGACCAGACCATGCAGCGAGATGCCGTCAAAGATCTTGGCATCGCTCAGAAAGGTGACATTGCGCAGCGAACAGTCGAGCAGCGAGATGGAATAAGGTGAGCTGCGCAGGCGATCCGCAAGTAACTAAAAGTTGGGAAAGATTGGCATTAGTTGGAGAATTGAAGTATGCAACTTGTTGCTCACCTGCAACCCGTGCAGATCGATGTTGCAGCGCAGCGTGTGCGGCAAATCGCAGCCACACTCGAGGTCTGCATTGCGAGTGCCTGAAATGTTAGGACACTTCCATTCCAGCTGGCCATCGGAGTCGATGGGCAGCGGCAGCGAGGACACCTCCTCGGCCTTTCGCTTCTTGGGTGAGCTCTTGTTGAAGTACTTGCTGCCGGGCAGCTTCGACTTGAGTTTGCTGGGCGTGGCTGCATTGTAGGCGGgcacagctgcagctgataTAACATAAGCGCTGGGCGTGGTCGCCGTTGaagttgtcattgttgttttcactgtggttgtagttgttgttgttgttgttgttgtggaatCCTCGAGCAGATCCTTGAGTTCATTGGCCGTtgccagcggcagcagcaccAAGAGCAGCAGGAGCAAACAACTGTAATGGAAAAGTTTTGCATTGCAGTTTCATgggaataaaaataaaagaa encodes the following:
- the LOC133845888 gene encoding slit homolog 1 protein, with product MSVSSSFALLDRMWPKLSCLLLLLLVLLPLATANELKDLLEDSTTTTTTTTTTTVKTTMTTSTATTPSAYVISAAAVPAYNAATPSKLKSKLPGSKYFNKSSPKKRKAEEVSSLPLPIDSDGQLEWKCPNISGTRNADLECGCDLPHTLRCNIDLHGLQLLADRLRSSPYSISLLDCSLRNVTFLSDAKIFDGISLHGLVISSGEIKRVHKSAFLGIKGPLQALGLPGNALLSVPWNALSTLGALERLDLANNKIKALGTADFVSLGNLVYLELSNNQISSISQRTFSGLRKLEVLKLGGNRLGDYPQSLKALSQCLALRQLDLTANNLNGPLSEQTLPVLRNLENLNLNRNMIKSIQNKALANFSRLVSLSLRHNQVDVLQDHAFYGLGALDTLDLSYNGIVAISSASLQHLTRLTVLDLTHNFLRALTSDLIAPLPSLRELRLDGNDISIVARNAMDRAHELQSLQMQDNPLSCDCSIRPFAEWLQVSKLSSSLSASCVTPPRLEGAPLLQVPVETLTCDMDNVEKDNVNIIEHLETLAKPNQTTSHVKDLSEEIILHELHYSADYGLILTWLLNLSKKDYMCDAIFVYKEENINEILIDNSPIHCESKVVNGQNTVSVIVPDSSSLDIGESYRFCLVMVQEQKPKEELNIGCSNITQLQLSSPGSMPVLRQYQRRPYYTPHELEAEHAAGEDYPLNKRQFNSIVGSQQQTHPQPVAPTLLHNYDVIDSLNKSFLPGLGLGILVTSVVVLIWGATRIRRSVGGGGNGGDASLSSNSSSMHNNNNNCSGNSRPGTPTATTCYAASDHIARLADAENGTRYLKLQATTSL